The following are from one region of the Sporocytophaga myxococcoides genome:
- a CDS encoding beta-ketoacyl-[acyl-carrier-protein] synthase family protein yields MSRKVVITGLGVISSIGNNVQENYNSLTSLRPGIGHIQNLDTVHKNIIPVSEVKLSDKDLGQLAEFDMNRPVTRTTLLGIIAAREAYLAAGLDKVSKLRTGFISATSVGGMGKTEMLYNKYLDPTDNGDFMKFLETHDCGESTERIAEALGIKDFMTTISTACSSSANSIMLGARMIKAGMLDRVVAGGVDSLTVFTINGFNTLMILDKEHCRPFDDSRQGLNLGEGAGYIVIESEEAAKAGNRPILAEVSGYANTNDAYHQTASSPDGQGAFLAMKKALQVAGLAAEEIDYINVHGTGTPNNDLSEGTAMTRLFGTQIPKFSSTKSYTGHTLGACGGIEAVYSTLSIMNKTIFPNLNFKVKMKELDLAPETSLISGIDIKSVLSNSFGFGGNNSALVFKKI; encoded by the coding sequence ATGAGCAGAAAGGTTGTCATTACCGGTCTTGGAGTTATCTCTTCCATTGGAAACAATGTGCAGGAGAACTATAACTCATTGACATCTTTAAGGCCTGGTATAGGGCATATTCAAAACCTTGATACTGTTCATAAAAATATCATTCCTGTTTCGGAAGTAAAGCTTTCCGATAAGGATCTGGGTCAATTGGCCGAATTTGATATGAATCGGCCAGTGACAAGAACTACTTTGTTAGGAATCATTGCTGCGAGGGAGGCATATCTTGCAGCTGGCCTGGATAAAGTATCCAAATTAAGAACAGGTTTTATTTCAGCTACTTCTGTAGGGGGAATGGGTAAGACTGAAATGCTTTATAATAAGTATCTTGATCCGACAGACAACGGGGATTTTATGAAATTTCTTGAAACTCACGACTGCGGGGAAAGTACTGAAAGAATTGCTGAGGCATTGGGTATTAAAGACTTCATGACTACCATTAGTACTGCTTGTTCTTCTTCTGCCAATTCTATCATGCTTGGGGCAAGAATGATAAAGGCAGGAATGCTTGACAGGGTTGTTGCCGGAGGAGTAGACTCTCTTACAGTCTTTACAATTAATGGCTTCAACACGTTGATGATTCTGGATAAAGAGCATTGCCGACCGTTTGACGATAGCAGGCAAGGACTGAATCTCGGAGAGGGAGCAGGTTATATTGTGATAGAGTCTGAAGAAGCTGCAAAAGCAGGAAACAGACCGATTCTCGCTGAAGTAAGCGGATATGCGAATACCAATGACGCTTATCATCAGACGGCAAGTTCTCCTGATGGACAAGGAGCGTTTCTTGCCATGAAAAAAGCTCTTCAAGTGGCAGGATTAGCAGCTGAGGAAATTGACTATATTAACGTTCATGGTACAGGAACTCCCAATAACGATTTATCGGAGGGTACTGCGATGACACGACTGTTTGGTACACAAATTCCGAAATTCAGTTCTACCAAGTCATATACCGGACACACATTAGGGGCTTGTGGTGGTATTGAGGCTGTTTATTCTACTTTATCCATTATGAATAAAACCATCTTCCCGAATCTTAACTTTAAAGTTAAGATGAAAGAACTGGACCTTGCTCCTGAAACTTCCTTAATATCAGGTATCGATATTAAAAGCGTACTTTCCAATTCTTTTGGTTTTGGAGGGAATAACTCAGCTCTTGTTTTTAAGAAGATTTAA
- a CDS encoding phosphopantetheine-binding protein: MEDLVNQLKVQIIKALKLEDVKPEDINPTAPLFGDGLGLDSIDALELIVLLEKEYGLRVENAASAKKIFSSIKSMADYISEHKKA; the protein is encoded by the coding sequence ATGGAAGATTTAGTAAACCAATTAAAGGTTCAGATAATAAAGGCCCTTAAACTGGAAGATGTAAAACCTGAAGATATCAATCCTACAGCTCCTTTATTCGGAGACGGGCTTGGGCTTGACAGTATAGATGCTCTTGAACTTATAGTTCTTCTTGAGAAAGAATATGGTTTAAGAGTGGAAAATGCAGCTTCAGCCAAAAAGATATTTTCATCGATCAAGTCGATGGCAGACTACATTTCAGAGCACAAAAAAGCGTAA